ATGATGAAATCATCAAAAATGTCATGTACCAATGAAGCACGGTATCAAAAGATGAGCTTAGATGAGTATAAATACACATTTCAACCGCACACTAACAAGAACTTgcagaaacaaaaggaaaaggacAATGATAATGTCACGATGAATTCTTATAGTGCCACAACATTTTGGAATTGTTGACTAATTTACCCTTTACATAAAAAAGTGATGCAAATTGCAGGCTTCTttcacttcttcttctctctatctctcttaaATTATTTCCTCGCACTTCATCATCAACAAAATTGTTCACCTCTCGGTTCGATCTCTTCTGCTCTCTACCACCGCCAAAAGATCTATAGTTTCCTCTCCTTTCCTCTCACTAAAAATTTTACCGGCCACACGACCGCCTCCATCCAATTTACTTCGATTACCTCCATTCTGAAcctatacagaaaatccttccCTAAACCCAGGATCTATACATGCATGTCAATAATAGAAACAGAAGACGTTCAGATTTTCccgttgaaaaataaaaaataaaaaaaaacttcacccTCTTTTGCGTCCCCTTTCAAGTAGAAATTATTTTGGGGCATATGGTGCTTGATTCAAAGATCATCTACAGCTTATCACCGTCATCACCAAAACAAGAAGGCCGTCGGCTCCAAATGCAGATGCAAAGGAACAGAGACGCTGGCCCCAATCGAAGAATGGTCACGAGATTAGTGTTAAAAGTTAAATCCATCGCCCTTCTTGTGTTCTCCACTTCTCCTCACGATCAGTCAAGGAAGTTGGGAAGAACTGGAATGAGAGAGTAGAAATAGGAGCAAATGGGAGAGTAAAGGAGGAGCATAGTTGACGAgaggaaaagaggagagagaaatgggttCTGCACTTTGCACCGAGAGTCGAGAGATGGAGCAAAACTGGTTAAGGGCACAATTGTAATACTGCGTTCCAATGTTGTGGCGTTAAAAATACTCCTCGTGGCATTATCGCCACCCAAGGAAAATAACTCTAAATACTTTGTAGAAGCACATGTAGCCAAACCGATAGTTGGATCCCTAAGATGCGTGACAATAATTTATAAACCAAATAATCAAGCAAGAGGGATACATCATTGAGCGAATATAGAACTAACAGACAAGTATTGGATCGAACATTATAGACCTAGTTCCAAACCCTGTTGACACTTGATACTAATTCATCCATTTGCCGAGTAGAGCACTGCACAATACAtccatttaaaattttacaggAAAGGCTGGAAGCCTGGAAACCTTTACCATGTTGTGACAAAGCCACAGATTCGcgatggtaggcacaataagaacataaaaaaggaaaaaataaaatcgatcACAAGATTCATCATGGAAAACAGGAAGATGGAAGTAACAAGTTGCTGCCCTCAAGTCTCCAAAACCCTTACCAAACACATGAGTTCTCTCTCCTATGTCTCAAAACCTATCCCATAAATGAGAACTAACCAATAACATTGTCTCAGACTTGGGGGGGCCATTGTTGCAACATCATGGAAACTGACAAAGCCTTTCCAAGGGGTATGACAAACTCCTGTGCAATTGGCGCAACACCGTGCAAGCATCCGGTGAGGAGTGGACGAGAGCTGTAAGATTTTCAACCAGCTTAGGAATTTGCTATTTGTCTTCGTGGTTCTCATAATCGTCTTCGTGGTTCTCATAATCGTGTTGGCAATAATTTACCATGGCAAAATGTGAAACCTTAGGCAGTCAGCAACTGCACCAACACATTCCTTTCCACATCAAGCCCACCGCAAGTCCACAtacatttcttttttggtaGTGGGTAGTTGTTACAAAATTAATGCCAGGGAGTTTGACGCTACTCCATCAGCTCAAACCCCAAACCTCAAGTGGTGCTAGCAACTGCTAGGCCAACTGCCCTAGTGTCAAGTCCCCATTCTCAGACCAAATACAAATTAGGTAGTTTCATCCTTCCTTcctctccatttctttttcttttccaattttggTACAAATTAGATAGTTTCATCCTTCCTTCCttctagaggtgtcaaacggccAGGCTAGCATGGACGCAGCTTTAGACGGaccgggcacggcacgacagtCTAAGACGGGCACGGCACATCCACGACATGGAAGTGGGCCGAGCATGGCACAACGCGGTTCTAGACGGGCATGGTGCATGGCACAACAAATACTAAAGTTGTTAGTTGTTACAAAACACGGTTGGAGATGGGCCGGCATGGCACGGCGAGAAGCACGACCGTATGACACCTCTACTTCTTTCCTTACTTCCTATTTCTAACACCAACAGGCTCTAGAGATCAGTTCAGTTAGGCTAACgccaataacaaaacaaaaaaaagaagaccttAAAGTGTGAAGTTTTATACCCAAACGTCTGAAAAAGATATCCACGATCAATTATTCAAATTGGCCGAATTAAAAACAAGATTGAATGCAACAATTAGAAGGACTGCTGAATGAAATATGAGGGATAGATTGAATTTAGGGCTTTAAAAGTAGAAGAAGCTGATAAGAGCAAAGACACTGTGGTGGAAGGTAGCGTACTTGGCGGCAGCGGTGGACTCTTGTTCGAGCC
This DNA window, taken from Rhododendron vialii isolate Sample 1 chromosome 8a, ASM3025357v1, encodes the following:
- the LOC131298134 gene encoding uncharacterized protein LOC131298134 isoform X1: MALTNLILTVAGVSAVVLLMRSDVKQTATIFRRNVRQIRHWLEQESTAAAKFRMEVIEVNWMEAVVWPVKFLVRGKERKL